The Spirochaetaceae bacterium DNA segment GCCGGAAACCGAAATACCGGCAGCGCCCGCGGTGTCCGCGGGAACGCACGGTCAGGCCAGCGTGACGGTCACGTGGACGGCACCCGCCGCCGAGCTTACCGTCACCGGATACGAGTTGCAGTGGCGTACCGACTCGAACATGGCCTGGACCGAGGTCACCGGCCTCGCGAGCACCGCGACCAGCTACACGATCACCGGCCTGCAACCGCAGACCAAATACCAGGTTCGGGTGCGCGCGCGGTTCGCGGCGACCGCCGGCGCATGGTCCGAGCCGATCACGGTATCGACCACGGCACCTCCAGAGCAGCCGCCGGCTTCGGACGGACCCACGATTTCCGAACCGACGGCAGGCGCGAACAGCATCACGGTGACGTGGACGGCGCCGGCCAC contains these protein-coding regions:
- a CDS encoding fibronectin type III domain-containing protein — translated: MGVLLGACSAVGPTSTEAPETEIPAAPAVSAGTHGQASVTVTWTAPAAELTVTGYELQWRTDSNMAWTEVTGLASTATSYTITGLQPQTKYQVRVRARFAATAGAWSEPITVSTTAPPEQPPASDGPTISEPTAGANSITVTWTAPATDETITGYEVNWRRSTDEDWTEVTGISSAETSYAITGLQPQTNYQVRVRALFATTAGAWSESISVLTSPESSPGG